A stretch of DNA from Staphylococcus equorum:
TTAAATGTGTGGAATTGTTGGATATATTGGGCATGATAATGCCAAAGAATTGTTATTAAAAGGTTTAGAAAAATTAGAATACAGAGGTTATGACTCTGCCGGTGTTGCAGTAGTGAATGACAAAGGTAACTCAGTATTTAAATCTAAAGGACGCATTGCTGAGCTTAGAAAAGTTGCAGATAGTGATGATACTGATGGTAATGTAGGTATCGGACATACACGTTGGGCGACACATGGTGTACCGAATCATGAAAACTCACATCCGCATCAATCAACATCAGAACGATTTACACTTGTGCATAACGGTGTAATTGAAAATTATGAAGAACTTAAAAACGCATACTTAAAAGATGTTTCATTTATCTCAGAAACAGATACAGAAGTGATTGTACAATTAGTAGAATATTTCTCAAATACAGGCCTTGCTACTGAAGCTGCATTTACAAAAGTAGTTTCTTTATTAGAGGGTTCTTACGCACTTGGTTTAATAGATAGTGAAGATAAAGATAAAATTTATGTAGCTAAAAATAAATCACCATTATTAATTGGCGTAGGCGATGATTTCAATGTGATTGCATCTGATGCAATGGCTATGTTACAAGTTACGAACCAATATAAAGAAATTCACGATCATGAAATTGTTATCGTTAAACGTGACGAAGTTATTATTAAAGATCAAGATGGCACTGTTCAAGAAAGAGAAGCTTATACAGCACAAATTGATGCAGCTGATACTGAAAAAGGTGTTTATGACCACTACATGCTAAAAGAAATTCATGAACAACCAGCAGTAATGCGTCGTATTATTCAAGAATACCAAGATGAAGAAGGTAACTTGAAAATGGATGAAGACATTATCAAAGATGTTGCAGCAGCGGATCGTATTTATATTATTGCTGCAGGTACAAGTTATCATGCAGGTTTAGTAGGTAAAGAATTTATCGAAAAATGGGCTGGTATTCCTACTGAAGTTCATGTTTCTTCAGAATTTGTGTATAACACGCCATTACTTTCTGAAAAACCATTATTTATTTATATTTCACAATCGGGTGAAACAGCAGACAGTCGTGCGGTATTAGTTGAAATGAACAGATTAGGTCACAAATCGTTAACGGTTACGAATGTTGCAGGATCAACGTTATCACGTGAATCTAACCATACATTACTATTACATGCAGGCCCGGAAATAGCTGTTGCTTCAACAAAAGCATACACAGCGCAAATTGCCGTACTTTCTATTTTTGCAAAAATCGTAGCGAGAGAACGTGGTAAAGAAGTAGATGTAAGTTTATTACGTGAATTAGCTAAGGTAACAACTGCAATCGAAGCGATTGTAGATGACGCTGATGTTATGGAACAAATTGCAACAGATTTCTTAAGAACTACTCGTAATGCATTCTTTATCGGCCGTACAGTAGACTATAATGTGAGTCTAGAAGGTGCTTTAAAACTTAAAGAAATTTCATATATCCAAGCAGAAGGATTTGCTGGTGGAGAGTTAAAACATGGTACGATTGCGTTAATTGAAGAAGGCACACCTGTGATTGCATTAGCAACACAAGAAAAAGTTAACTTATCAATCCGCGGTAATGTGAAAGAAGTTGCAGCGCGTGGTGCAAACCCATGTATCATTTCAATGGACGGTCTAAACAAAGAAGGCGATACTTACGTAATTCCAAAAGTACATGAACTATTAACACCATTAGTTTCTGTAGTAACGATGCAACTCATTTCTTATTACGCATCACTACACAGAGATTTAGACGTAGACAAA
This window harbors:
- the glmS gene encoding glutamine--fructose-6-phosphate transaminase (isomerizing) — protein: MCGIVGYIGHDNAKELLLKGLEKLEYRGYDSAGVAVVNDKGNSVFKSKGRIAELRKVADSDDTDGNVGIGHTRWATHGVPNHENSHPHQSTSERFTLVHNGVIENYEELKNAYLKDVSFISETDTEVIVQLVEYFSNTGLATEAAFTKVVSLLEGSYALGLIDSEDKDKIYVAKNKSPLLIGVGDDFNVIASDAMAMLQVTNQYKEIHDHEIVIVKRDEVIIKDQDGTVQEREAYTAQIDAADTEKGVYDHYMLKEIHEQPAVMRRIIQEYQDEEGNLKMDEDIIKDVAAADRIYIIAAGTSYHAGLVGKEFIEKWAGIPTEVHVSSEFVYNTPLLSEKPLFIYISQSGETADSRAVLVEMNRLGHKSLTVTNVAGSTLSRESNHTLLLHAGPEIAVASTKAYTAQIAVLSIFAKIVARERGKEVDVSLLRELAKVTTAIEAIVDDADVMEQIATDFLRTTRNAFFIGRTVDYNVSLEGALKLKEISYIQAEGFAGGELKHGTIALIEEGTPVIALATQEKVNLSIRGNVKEVAARGANPCIISMDGLNKEGDTYVIPKVHELLTPLVSVVTMQLISYYASLHRDLDVDKPRNLAKSVTVE